The Corynebacterium camporealensis genome contains a region encoding:
- the purL gene encoding phosphoribosylformylglycinamidine synthase subunit PurL, producing MTVHNDTVEQASTSPEQDQPFRELGLKDDEYQRIRDILGRRPTDAELTMYSVMWSEHCSYKSSKTHLRYFGETMTEEMGEKILAGIGENAGVVDIGDGNAVTFRVESHNHPSYVEPYQGAATGVGGIVRDIMAMGARPIAVMDQLRFGAADAPDTKRVLPGVVEGIGGYGNSLGLPNIGGETVFDESYAGNPLVNALCVGTLKVDDLKLAFASGTGNKVMLFGSRTGLDGIGGVSVLASDTFEDGAERKLPAVQVGDPFAEKVLIECCLDLYNAGVVVGIQDLGGAGLACATSELAAAGDGGMEINLDNVPLRAANMTAAEILASESQERMCAVVAPENVEKFREICAHWDVTCAEIGEVTTGEHLIIRHQGEVVVDAPAATIADEAPVYDRPYARPEWQDELQEFNGVERASLSDALKQLVASPALCSRDFITNQYDRYVRGNTVQSHHADSGVLRIDEETGRGVAVSADASGRYTKLDPNMGARLALAEAYRNVAVTGARPVAITNCLNYGSPENPDVMWQFRESVHGLADGAVELGIPVSGGNVSFYNQTGEEPILPTPVVGVLGVMDDVHRANGHELGKRTEPEVVIALGETRDEFGGSIWQQLAGSEGNMLSGLPPQVDLANEKRLADFFADNDLLTAAHDVSEGGIAVAAFEMVKRTGKGLNLNLENVHEDAFVAAFSESASRVLVGTTSDRIDGVLARAAELGIPAAVIGETNDSGNLTLGEEDIALTDLVAAWSTTLPDLFGHAVGANSVVE from the coding sequence ATGACTGTGCACAATGACACCGTGGAGCAGGCGAGCACCTCGCCTGAGCAGGATCAGCCCTTCCGCGAGCTGGGCTTGAAGGACGACGAGTACCAGCGCATCCGCGACATCCTGGGCCGTCGCCCGACCGATGCAGAGCTGACGATGTACTCGGTGATGTGGTCCGAGCACTGCTCGTATAAGTCCTCCAAGACGCACCTGCGCTACTTCGGCGAGACCATGACCGAAGAAATGGGCGAGAAGATTCTGGCCGGTATTGGCGAGAACGCCGGCGTGGTCGACATCGGAGACGGCAATGCGGTCACCTTCCGCGTGGAGTCCCACAACCACCCCTCCTACGTGGAGCCGTATCAGGGCGCTGCGACGGGTGTGGGCGGCATCGTCCGCGACATCATGGCCATGGGTGCGCGCCCGATTGCTGTGATGGACCAGCTGCGCTTCGGTGCAGCCGATGCCCCAGACACTAAGCGCGTCCTGCCGGGCGTCGTCGAAGGCATTGGCGGCTACGGTAACTCCCTGGGCCTGCCCAACATTGGTGGTGAGACCGTCTTTGATGAGTCCTACGCCGGTAACCCGCTGGTCAACGCGCTGTGCGTGGGCACGCTGAAGGTCGATGACCTCAAGCTGGCCTTTGCCTCCGGTACCGGCAACAAGGTCATGCTTTTCGGTTCCCGCACCGGCCTGGACGGCATCGGTGGTGTGTCCGTGCTGGCGTCTGACACCTTCGAAGACGGCGCTGAGCGCAAGCTCCCGGCCGTGCAGGTCGGCGACCCGTTCGCGGAGAAGGTGCTCATCGAGTGCTGCCTGGACCTCTACAACGCCGGTGTGGTTGTCGGTATTCAGGACCTCGGTGGCGCGGGTCTGGCCTGTGCTACTTCCGAGCTGGCTGCAGCTGGCGATGGCGGTATGGAAATTAACCTCGACAACGTCCCGCTGCGTGCTGCGAACATGACCGCCGCCGAGATCCTGGCTTCTGAGTCCCAGGAGCGCATGTGTGCTGTCGTGGCGCCGGAGAACGTCGAGAAGTTCCGCGAAATCTGTGCCCACTGGGATGTTACCTGCGCCGAGATTGGCGAGGTCACCACCGGCGAGCACCTCATCATCCGCCACCAGGGCGAGGTCGTCGTGGATGCGCCGGCTGCCACCATCGCTGATGAGGCCCCGGTCTACGACCGCCCGTACGCCCGCCCGGAGTGGCAAGATGAGCTGCAGGAATTCAATGGTGTGGAGCGAGCATCGCTTAGCGATGCCCTCAAGCAGCTCGTCGCATCTCCTGCCCTGTGCTCCCGCGATTTCATCACCAACCAGTACGACCGCTACGTGCGCGGCAACACCGTCCAGTCCCACCACGCGGACTCCGGCGTGCTGCGTATCGACGAAGAAACCGGCCGCGGCGTGGCCGTGTCCGCCGATGCTTCTGGCCGCTACACCAAGCTGGATCCGAACATGGGCGCACGCCTCGCATTGGCTGAGGCCTACCGCAACGTCGCGGTGACGGGCGCTCGTCCGGTCGCTATCACCAACTGCCTCAACTATGGCTCCCCGGAGAATCCGGACGTCATGTGGCAGTTCCGCGAGTCGGTGCATGGGCTTGCCGATGGCGCCGTCGAACTCGGCATCCCAGTTTCCGGCGGCAACGTCTCCTTCTACAACCAGACCGGCGAAGAGCCGATTCTGCCGACCCCGGTCGTCGGTGTGCTGGGCGTAATGGATGACGTGCACCGCGCTAATGGCCACGAGCTGGGCAAGCGCACCGAGCCAGAAGTCGTTATCGCTCTGGGCGAGACCCGCGATGAATTCGGCGGCTCGATTTGGCAGCAGCTCGCCGGCTCGGAGGGCAACATGCTTTCCGGTTTGCCGCCGCAGGTTGACCTGGCCAACGAGAAGCGTCTGGCCGACTTCTTCGCCGACAATGACCTGCTGACTGCTGCGCACGACGTCTCCGAAGGCGGCATCGCAGTGGCTGCCTTCGAGATGGTCAAGCGCACCGGCAAGGGCTTGAACCTCAACCTGGAGAACGTCCACGAGGATGCCTTCGTGGCTGCTTTCTCCGAGTCCGCTTCCCGCGTGCTGGTCGGCACTACTTCCGACCGCATCGATGGCGTGCTGGCTCGGGCAGCAGAGCTGGGTATCCCGGCTGCCGTGATTGGCGAGACCAACGACTCCGGCAACCTCACACTGGGCGAGGAAGACATCGCCTTGACTGACCTGGTTGCTGCCTGGTCTACCACGCTGCCGGACCTGTTTGGTCACGCAGTAGGTGCCAACTCCGTCGTCGAATAA
- a CDS encoding ExeM/NucH family extracellular endonuclease — protein MHSRRIGAVVLAATLSAATLQPAYAAPDGSNVVLNEVYGGGGNSGATLTHDFIELFNPTDNDIDLTGWSVEYFSGSGNSGGTAQLSGTIPAGGYFLIQAAQGNGGDTALPTPDATSTLAMSGTRGSVQLYDASSNPVDLVGFGNAELYETNPAPAPSNTTSVTRTDGVDTDDNSADFSTGTPSPVNSQGDSQGESGDDDNDNNDAPSEPIEGITEIVDIQGTGDTSPLEGRTVRTTGVVTGVWEEGGKNGFTIQQPGVTAAAGEASPGLFVYLGNRDNYPDIDDTVEVTGEVSEYFGSTQVTASAVDQAEQDAEVEPVDIVKLPQGDEARESFEHVLVLPGTHTVTNNYALNQYGEVGLADGTEALRQPSDVHSPSTDPNSDLQKLQAENDARLVTLDDGRTRDYLKTDQETPLPYLAQDDAQTIKPLRTTDQVEFQHPVIVDYSHEQWRFQPTEPVTGNTAGEDLPIAWENSRAAEEGAMDNVDGDYSIAAFNVLNYFTSLGEEFGGSAYTDKDGNPVTVNRGTTRGAYTAAALRDQETKIVAAINGLDADVVGLSEIEDGFAVTGDFEKRDQALAHLTEALNAAGGNWDYVRSPGEDVVPDSPDVIRTAFIYQKDRVEPVGESRIFEDRRFTGTAREPLAQEFKAADSDDTFVAVANHFKSKGSVAKGDADTGDGQGNNANVRNAQAQAVLDHLGKQDDWKDKPTFVLGDLNSYTHEDAINVFRTNGYTVPAETFEADPSYQFSGLLGSLDHVLANDIASNLLDDAEVWNINADEAISFEYSRRNYNTVDFHDDSPFRSSDHDPVKVGFSFDQNPEDPEEPEEPGDNGNEPGDDDKPGAPGNGSSGSSGSNLGSSTGGVLAAIAGVLFAVPALGFLVAGLPRVIPAPVLDALPKPVRDFINWLR, from the coding sequence ATGCATTCTCGTCGCATCGGCGCGGTCGTGCTCGCCGCTACCCTTAGTGCCGCAACTCTCCAGCCCGCTTACGCTGCCCCGGATGGCAGCAACGTCGTCCTCAACGAGGTCTACGGCGGTGGCGGTAACTCCGGCGCTACGCTCACCCACGACTTCATCGAACTGTTCAACCCCACCGACAACGACATCGATCTCACCGGCTGGTCTGTCGAGTACTTCTCCGGCTCCGGCAACTCCGGCGGCACCGCGCAGCTATCCGGCACCATCCCGGCCGGCGGCTACTTCCTCATCCAGGCCGCCCAGGGCAACGGCGGCGATACTGCCCTGCCCACCCCTGATGCCACCTCCACCCTGGCCATGTCCGGCACCCGGGGCTCGGTGCAGCTTTACGATGCCTCCTCCAACCCCGTCGACCTCGTCGGCTTCGGCAACGCAGAACTCTACGAAACCAACCCGGCACCTGCACCCAGCAACACCACCTCGGTCACCCGCACCGACGGCGTCGACACCGACGACAACTCCGCCGACTTCAGCACCGGCACCCCGTCCCCGGTGAATTCCCAAGGGGACTCGCAAGGCGAGTCCGGGGATGACGACAACGACAACAACGACGCTCCATCTGAGCCAATCGAGGGCATTACTGAGATCGTCGATATCCAGGGCACCGGCGATACTTCCCCACTCGAGGGTCGAACCGTGCGCACCACTGGCGTGGTCACCGGCGTGTGGGAGGAAGGCGGCAAGAACGGCTTCACCATCCAGCAGCCGGGCGTGACTGCCGCTGCGGGTGAGGCCTCCCCGGGCCTGTTCGTCTACCTGGGCAACCGCGACAACTACCCGGACATCGACGACACCGTCGAGGTCACCGGCGAGGTCTCCGAGTACTTCGGTTCCACCCAGGTCACTGCCAGCGCGGTGGACCAGGCGGAGCAGGATGCGGAGGTGGAGCCGGTGGACATCGTTAAGCTGCCGCAAGGTGATGAAGCCCGCGAGTCCTTTGAGCATGTCCTGGTGCTGCCGGGCACGCACACGGTGACGAACAATTACGCGCTCAATCAGTACGGCGAGGTCGGCCTGGCCGATGGTACCGAGGCGCTGCGCCAGCCTTCCGATGTCCACTCCCCGTCCACCGACCCGAACTCGGACCTGCAGAAACTGCAAGCTGAGAACGACGCCCGCCTGGTCACGCTTGACGATGGCCGCACCCGCGACTACCTCAAGACCGACCAAGAAACCCCACTGCCCTACCTGGCCCAAGATGATGCGCAGACCATCAAGCCGCTGCGTACCACCGACCAGGTCGAATTCCAGCACCCGGTGATTGTGGATTACTCCCATGAGCAGTGGCGTTTCCAGCCCACCGAGCCTGTCACCGGCAACACCGCTGGTGAAGACCTCCCGATTGCGTGGGAGAACTCCCGCGCAGCCGAAGAAGGCGCGATGGACAACGTCGACGGCGACTACTCGATTGCGGCGTTTAACGTGCTGAACTACTTCACCTCCTTGGGTGAGGAATTCGGTGGCAGCGCCTACACCGATAAGGACGGCAACCCGGTCACCGTGAACCGCGGCACCACCCGTGGCGCCTACACCGCTGCGGCACTGCGTGACCAGGAAACCAAGATTGTCGCCGCGATTAATGGTCTGGATGCCGATGTCGTGGGGCTCTCCGAAATCGAAGACGGCTTCGCTGTCACCGGTGACTTTGAAAAGCGCGACCAGGCGCTCGCCCACCTGACTGAAGCGCTGAATGCTGCGGGTGGCAACTGGGATTACGTCCGCTCCCCGGGCGAGGACGTCGTTCCAGATTCCCCGGACGTTATCCGCACGGCGTTTATCTACCAGAAGGACCGCGTCGAACCAGTTGGTGAGTCCCGCATCTTCGAAGACCGGCGCTTCACCGGCACTGCTCGCGAACCACTCGCGCAGGAATTTAAGGCGGCCGACAGCGACGATACTTTCGTGGCGGTAGCCAACCACTTCAAGTCCAAGGGTTCTGTCGCCAAGGGCGATGCCGATACCGGCGACGGCCAGGGCAACAACGCCAACGTCCGCAACGCCCAAGCACAGGCCGTGCTCGACCACCTGGGCAAGCAGGACGACTGGAAGGACAAGCCGACCTTTGTCCTCGGCGACCTGAATTCGTATACGCATGAAGACGCCATCAATGTCTTCCGCACCAACGGCTACACCGTTCCAGCTGAGACCTTTGAGGCCGATCCGTCCTACCAGTTCTCCGGCCTACTGGGATCCTTGGACCACGTCCTGGCCAACGACATCGCCAGCAACCTACTTGACGATGCCGAAGTCTGGAACATCAACGCCGACGAAGCCATCTCCTTCGAGTACTCTCGCCGCAACTACAACACCGTCGACTTCCACGACGACTCGCCATTCCGCTCCTCTGACCACGACCCGGTCAAGGTTGGCTTCAGCTTCGACCAGAATCCAGAGGATCCCGAGGAACCAGAGGAACCAGGCGACAACGGCAACGAGCCTGGCGATGACGACAAGCCCGGCGCGCCTGGCAACGGCTCCAGCGGTTCGAGCGGATCCAACCTGGGTTCCAGCACCGGTGGCGTTCTCGCGGCTATAGCGGGTGTGCTCTTCGCAGTTCCTGCGCTTGGCTTCCTGGTCGCCGGTCTGCCGCGTGTGATTCCAGCACCAGTGCTGGATGCGCTACCGAAGCCGGTGCGCGACTTTATTAACTGGCTGCGTTAG
- the trhA gene encoding PAQR family membrane homeostasis protein TrhA — protein MRHSEEATKAAEEELSSQSPGVVAHTIWVADRGTRPVTRGWGHLIAAILSVIASTVLITYSWMTLPWAQALGVTVYGVGLVGLFGVSALYHRWPWPTARAVQWWRRADHATIAVFIASTYTPLCLIVLEPATAAWMLGTAWAGAILGVILNLVWIDHPRWLDVVVYLALGWLILPLLPTLWNAAGPAVVWLLFAGGVIYSLGAVVYGLKWPGRNARWYGYHEHFHTATIAAAVVHLVAIWMVVV, from the coding sequence ATGCGCCATAGCGAAGAGGCAACCAAAGCAGCAGAAGAGGAACTGAGCTCTCAGTCCCCGGGTGTGGTTGCCCACACCATCTGGGTCGCCGACCGCGGCACGCGCCCGGTTACGCGCGGCTGGGGACACCTCATCGCCGCGATTTTGTCTGTGATTGCCTCGACGGTGCTGATTACCTATTCCTGGATGACGCTGCCCTGGGCCCAAGCCCTCGGCGTCACTGTCTATGGCGTGGGTCTGGTGGGCCTATTTGGCGTCTCTGCGCTCTATCACCGCTGGCCCTGGCCAACGGCGAGGGCAGTGCAGTGGTGGCGGCGTGCCGACCATGCCACCATCGCGGTCTTTATCGCTTCGACCTATACGCCGCTGTGCCTTATCGTTCTTGAACCCGCCACGGCCGCCTGGATGCTGGGCACCGCGTGGGCCGGTGCGATTCTGGGCGTGATTTTGAACCTGGTGTGGATTGACCACCCGCGCTGGCTCGACGTTGTGGTCTACCTAGCACTCGGCTGGTTGATTCTGCCACTGCTGCCGACACTATGGAACGCCGCCGGCCCAGCCGTGGTGTGGCTGCTGTTTGCCGGCGGCGTTATCTACTCACTCGGTGCGGTGGTCTACGGCCTGAAGTGGCCGGGCCGTAATGCTCGGTGGTACGGCTACCACGAGCACTTCCACACCGCGACCATTGCGGCCGCGGTGGTGCACCTCGTGGCCATCTGGATGGTTGTGGTCTAG
- a CDS encoding acyl-CoA dehydrogenase family protein, with translation MLLNKNKKENEFAPGVDGPDNSTPAEIRPDHAKAEPNSPARLPMKPDPAIVPELQALLEGENPEFRARMREFGENPDLYPRSDLPLEEQRRHTMEGVRAVGEEGYFLAGFREENGGSSNPRDALTTLEALASINGSLAIKSGVQWGLWGGAVDQLGTERHSEWARKAASLEVPGCFAMTEHGHGSDVQSLETVATYDVETQEFVIDTPRDSAVKNYIGNAAADGRAAAVFAQLVTPDSDGRSNGVHCFIVPIRDEEGNALPGITIGDHGHKGGLVGVDNGTLAFDKVRIPRENLLNRFADVDEKGHYSSPIKSKNARFFTMLGTLIRGRIAVSGAAGGATQASLDIAVRYANRRRQFPGATGHEKKLIDYRSHRRRLLIPLARTYALQLLQNQILDRYHEQVQQQNSGAWSVTEPNEEQKFASREMESLAAAIKSAQTAHANKTIQECREACGGAGYMSENRLTTYRADADVYATFEGDNTVLIQMVGKNLLTAYGRDMSDMSPWDTVRYVAETAGDVVRRRTGFTTRLQGIRDLVTAEENHSLFEANYQAQLIDDRAQSVLKSLVRRVAPARSADKVQAAAIMNKVQDHLIAAGWARVDTLLVQAMVEAEEKLEEGSQARKVFEQLRHLFVFDSIVQHAGWYQEHNMLPASRVKAARAAINDLVDSLAPWSVVLVDAFGIPAEASNVPMLNSSGVDPKRD, from the coding sequence ATGTTGCTCAATAAGAATAAGAAGGAAAACGAGTTCGCCCCTGGTGTGGACGGCCCTGACAACTCCACTCCTGCGGAGATTCGCCCGGACCATGCCAAGGCAGAGCCCAACAGCCCGGCGCGCCTGCCGATGAAGCCAGACCCGGCCATCGTGCCTGAGCTGCAGGCTCTCCTGGAAGGTGAGAACCCGGAGTTCCGCGCCCGAATGCGCGAGTTTGGTGAGAACCCTGACCTCTATCCGCGCTCGGATCTGCCGCTGGAGGAACAGCGCCGCCACACCATGGAAGGCGTGCGCGCGGTCGGAGAGGAAGGCTACTTCCTGGCTGGCTTCCGCGAGGAAAACGGCGGTTCCTCCAACCCGCGCGATGCGCTGACCACGCTGGAGGCGCTGGCGTCTATCAACGGTTCGCTGGCTATTAAGTCCGGCGTGCAGTGGGGCCTGTGGGGCGGCGCAGTGGACCAGCTGGGCACCGAGCGCCACTCCGAGTGGGCGCGCAAGGCAGCGAGCCTGGAGGTGCCGGGCTGCTTTGCGATGACCGAACACGGCCACGGCTCCGACGTCCAGTCCCTCGAGACCGTTGCGACCTACGACGTGGAGACCCAGGAATTCGTCATCGATACCCCGCGTGATTCCGCGGTGAAGAACTACATCGGTAACGCCGCTGCCGATGGTCGCGCAGCGGCCGTCTTCGCGCAGCTGGTCACTCCGGATTCCGATGGCCGCTCCAACGGCGTGCACTGCTTCATCGTCCCAATTCGCGACGAAGAGGGCAACGCCCTGCCAGGTATCACCATTGGCGACCACGGCCACAAGGGTGGCTTGGTCGGTGTGGATAACGGCACCCTTGCCTTCGACAAGGTCCGCATCCCACGTGAGAACCTGCTCAACCGCTTCGCGGATGTGGACGAGAAGGGCCACTACTCCTCGCCGATTAAGAGCAAGAACGCCCGCTTCTTCACCATGCTGGGCACCCTGATTCGCGGTCGCATCGCGGTCTCCGGTGCTGCGGGTGGTGCAACGCAGGCATCGCTGGATATTGCGGTGCGCTATGCCAACCGCCGTCGTCAGTTCCCGGGCGCTACTGGTCATGAAAAGAAGCTCATTGACTACCGCTCGCACCGTCGTCGCCTGCTCATCCCGCTGGCGCGCACCTACGCTCTCCAGCTGCTGCAGAACCAGATCCTGGACCGCTACCACGAGCAGGTGCAGCAGCAGAACAGCGGCGCATGGTCGGTGACCGAGCCGAACGAGGAGCAGAAGTTTGCTTCCCGCGAGATGGAGTCGCTGGCCGCAGCGATTAAGTCCGCGCAGACCGCGCATGCGAATAAGACCATTCAGGAGTGCCGCGAGGCCTGCGGCGGTGCTGGTTACATGAGCGAGAACCGCCTGACCACCTACCGCGCAGATGCTGACGTGTATGCCACCTTCGAAGGTGACAACACCGTGCTCATTCAGATGGTCGGTAAGAACCTGCTGACTGCGTATGGCCGCGATATGTCGGATATGTCCCCGTGGGATACGGTGCGCTACGTGGCTGAGACCGCCGGTGATGTCGTGCGTCGCCGCACGGGCTTCACCACCCGCCTGCAGGGCATTCGCGACCTGGTGACGGCGGAGGAGAATCACTCCCTGTTTGAGGCCAACTACCAAGCACAGCTTATCGATGACCGAGCCCAGTCCGTCCTCAAATCCTTAGTCCGCCGCGTCGCCCCGGCGCGCTCTGCGGACAAGGTGCAGGCCGCCGCCATCATGAACAAGGTCCAGGACCACCTGATTGCTGCTGGTTGGGCTCGCGTGGACACCCTGCTGGTCCAGGCCATGGTGGAGGCCGAGGAGAAGCTGGAAGAAGGCTCGCAGGCACGCAAGGTCTTTGAGCAGCTGCGCCACCTGTTTGTCTTTGACAGCATCGTCCAGCATGCAGGCTGGTACCAGGAGCACAACATGCTTCCGGCCAGCCGCGTGAAGGCAGCGCGTGCTGCGATTAATGACCTGGTCGACTCCCTGGCACCGTGGTCGGTCGTGCTGGTGGATGCCTTCGGCATTCCGGCAGAGGCCTCCAACGTGCCGATGCTCAACAGCTCGGGCGTGGACCCGAAGCGGGACTAG
- a CDS encoding DUF2334 domain-containing protein, which yields MQGQLLVSISSIFDDTRKQANHLLTQLDKQGIPASLLVAPHIDGNWHLAKDSSTRSWLKEQQEAGRVLILNGFDQAVQGRRAEFANLDAHEAKLRLAGATRQMAKLGFEFPIFAPPRWRMSPGTLEVLPEFGFQLAASTRGVHDLASGELHQARNLSYGEGFGAAKWWRRNIIRAAERSAQRGNTVRLSVSGRNLDDRKVENDFLKAAEKAAAAGARPADYSVLLANAAS from the coding sequence ATGCAAGGCCAACTTCTGGTTTCTATTTCCAGTATTTTCGATGACACTCGGAAGCAGGCTAACCACCTGCTGACCCAGTTGGATAAGCAGGGGATCCCGGCCTCCCTGCTGGTGGCTCCGCATATCGATGGCAACTGGCATCTGGCCAAGGATTCCTCGACGCGCAGCTGGCTCAAAGAACAGCAGGAGGCAGGCCGAGTGCTCATCCTCAATGGCTTTGACCAAGCAGTCCAAGGCCGCCGTGCAGAGTTCGCGAACCTCGATGCCCACGAGGCGAAGCTGCGCTTAGCGGGTGCGACCCGCCAGATGGCGAAGCTGGGCTTTGAATTCCCGATTTTCGCTCCGCCGCGTTGGCGCATGTCACCGGGCACGCTCGAGGTGCTGCCAGAGTTTGGTTTCCAGCTCGCCGCTTCCACCCGTGGCGTACACGACCTTGCCAGTGGAGAACTGCACCAGGCCCGCAACCTGTCTTATGGTGAGGGCTTCGGTGCAGCGAAGTGGTGGCGCCGCAACATCATTCGTGCAGCAGAGCGTTCCGCCCAACGCGGAAACACTGTGCGTTTGTCCGTCTCCGGACGAAATCTCGATGACCGCAAGGTCGAAAACGACTTTCTTAAAGCGGCCGAAAAGGCCGCTGCAGCCGGCGCCCGCCCCGCCGACTACAGCGTGTTGCTGGCTAACGCAGCCAGTTAA
- the purS gene encoding phosphoribosylformylglycinamidine synthase subunit PurS has protein sequence MTRVVVNVMPKAEILDPQGQAVVRALGRIGVNGVSDVRQGKRFELEVDDSVSDADLDKVASTLLANTVIEDYEVVSVESGKEA, from the coding sequence ATGACTCGTGTTGTTGTCAATGTCATGCCCAAGGCTGAAATCCTGGATCCGCAGGGTCAGGCCGTAGTTCGCGCGCTGGGACGCATCGGCGTTAACGGTGTGAGCGATGTTCGCCAAGGCAAGCGCTTTGAGCTGGAAGTCGACGATAGCGTTTCGGACGCTGACCTGGACAAGGTTGCTTCGACTTTGCTGGCGAACACCGTCATCGAGGACTACGAGGTTGTCTCCGTTGAGAGCGGAAAGGAAGCCTAA
- the purQ gene encoding phosphoribosylformylglycinamidine synthase subunit PurQ → MSAKIGVITFPGTLDDVDAARAARTAGAQVVDLWHADADLHGVDAVVVPGGFSYGDYLRSGAISALAPVMRSVIEAADKGMPVLGICNGFQILTETGLLPGALTRNKGLHFHCTDAVLEVANAETAWTNQFEQGQHILIPSKHGEGRFQASAETLARLEGEGQVVFRYLDNYNGSLNSIAGITNERGNVVGLMPHPEHAIEMLTGPSLDGLGLFKSALEAIAQPAA, encoded by the coding sequence GTGTCGGCCAAGATCGGAGTAATCACTTTCCCCGGCACCCTGGACGATGTTGATGCGGCCCGCGCAGCGCGTACTGCTGGTGCGCAGGTCGTGGACCTGTGGCACGCGGATGCGGACCTGCACGGCGTCGATGCCGTTGTGGTCCCCGGCGGCTTTTCTTACGGCGACTACCTGCGCTCCGGTGCGATTTCTGCACTGGCACCCGTGATGCGCAGCGTCATTGAGGCAGCCGATAAGGGCATGCCGGTTCTCGGCATTTGCAATGGTTTCCAGATTCTCACCGAAACCGGCCTGCTGCCTGGTGCCCTGACCCGCAACAAGGGCCTGCACTTCCACTGCACCGATGCGGTGCTGGAGGTCGCGAACGCTGAGACCGCATGGACCAACCAGTTCGAGCAAGGTCAGCACATCCTCATCCCGTCCAAGCACGGTGAGGGCCGTTTCCAGGCTTCTGCTGAAACCCTGGCACGCCTGGAAGGCGAAGGCCAGGTCGTCTTCCGCTACCTGGACAACTACAACGGCTCGCTGAATTCTATTGCCGGTATCACCAATGAACGCGGCAATGTCGTTGGTTTGATGCCGCACCCGGAGCACGCCATCGAGATGCTCACCGGCCCTTCCCTGGATGGTTTGGGTCTGTTCAAGTCCGCCCTCGAAGCCATCGCGCAGCCCGCGGCTTAA